aaagtcacaaaaacacatattACGTATTGATTTTTTaacaagtaaattttatttaacaaaaaggATAAAACGTAAAATAACACAATTGTTTTCTCGAAGCTAGAttgaaaattaaactttttatgcatattttaagtgttgtttttttgttaggCCTAAGGTACGCAAAGGTATATTCCAACTCAACTGCAGCTACACGTAGGTATTTTATCATTCTCCCTTTTGTTAGATGTGGAAACTAAGTCAAAGTCATAGTGGTCCGGAGCTTCAAATGATTTTCTGCAAATGTGTAGAGAACACTACAGCAGTCAAACTTTATCACGGCATGATATTCTGCGGTCAGGTTATCAATAGTAGTTTTAAATTATCCCTTATCGTTTTAGGTTATTCgatccaatgtcaaggtcacatcataCTTGAAACAGTCAGCTACATACCCAATACCCTTCAATAGGATATCATTTGAATATACCGACGCCCCAGAAATAAAAGGTCGTAAGTAAAAAATAGTACTTctgagaaaactgaaaaaaacactaaatattttgttttatagacTTCTCACCAAACTTAttcatatctgtatttcaacCTCATAGCTGAAGCTTTTAAATTCTTGCAGTACCAAGGGCCATGTATTTATCGAGATGatgttatttaacaaattgtATACACGCCGTTTTACAGTCCCCAATAATGAAAGATACGACCTATTTACTATAATTTATTATAACTGTTGTATTTGAAATCACATAACATGCAGTCTTAAATGCTTCAGTAGATATTTCTAAAACTGACCAAAAATGGATCGTAAGTAACAGATACGACtttatattataaacaaaatgtcatttttttggTTCAATAAACAGGGTCACACAATTATGATTTTATGTAAGGATATGGCCCTTTTCATTCAGTTTTCGAAAATGTACAGGTCATATAAGGTCGTAAGTAACAGTTACGACCTTATTTTTCTGGGACGTCGATATATTTTACAGACGGGTCTTATTTGTCTGAATCCATAGCCGCATTTTACATTGTATTAAAATATGTATGCCATGATATGTACACGGGCATTCAAATATCACTTAAATTATGAACTGTATAAAAATAGACATATGTGCTAATCAAAGCCTCTGtctatttttaaacatatacaaataataataCTCTCCAGTTTTTAGATATAATTGAAGATGAAATAAAGTGACTTAATTCCTCATATAACAAAATTCTTGACTATGCAATTCCATTGTATCTGCAATATCTTCAAAATGATTAAAACTATCAATGCACGCTTTGCCCCAAAGAAATTATTGTTagtaatgaaaataaatgatcAGACTATACAGGGTAGAcatacaaagtctgttgagatcaagttatctgtaataagtttattctttctttatactgacactgatattttctaagaaaaccattttctctcttgGCTCATCTCAACAATTAGAGTCAGaggtaagagatattgtaatttttttcagaaagtgctatcaaagaggattgattttatggccaagtgctttacatttaatgactctaacgactgatgctaGTCTATATACAGGGTATCATGGTAACAATTTGTAGGATTCATCACTTCAAAGTTTGGTACCAGTCTATTGTCATTCAATCATCATTACAGCCGTCTGTACACGTTCCAGTTAATTGATGTTATGGtctgaaaaagcaaaataaattagtttaataTGTTTAGGCCAATATGGAATTCTTTGATATAAAAGAAACGTATCAATAATTGCTGTTCGAATATATACGATTCTACTTTGCCGTTTTGCTATGTAAAGATATTATCTttctaaaattcattttattaaagtttcaaattttgtacctcttaaaatatcttcaaattCGTAAAACGCACATTCAATTAGATTATTGTTCAAAACAAGTATTACCTAACTAGTAAACcgttattatatataaaaaatgcttAGTTTAAGTACATGTGGATTTTCTTTTTCGTTTGTATGCTACATAAGCGACCATCCAAGCTGCAATTCCAACGACGGAAACAGAAGCGACTGTAGTTCCGATAATAATCTTTGTTTTATCACGTGATCCGTTTGGTGACGCtgcaattcaaatttaaaaataactgGTAATGCAACGATAAAGTATTTGCATTTAATCTATCGAGTTGATAATATGGACAGAAGCAAAATCTTTAATATATAGTATGCATTTATTCCTTTGATGTTTAGATTGCTtactaaatatcaaatttaacatcATTAAAGCATTTCAAGATCTGTAAAAAGTTCGATTAAAATGAAGTGTTTCGTAACAAAAGAATCATTTGAAACGATCAAAAGAACTAGAAAATTTATCAAAGCACCAAAGGTATTGTTATAAGAATCTACTTTACAACGTACGTAAGGTATGAAACGTAACGCTATACAAAATACGTGAGCGGTATCCGTAGCCGTTTACTGACTGTACTGTCAATGTAATATCTGTATCACTTTTAAGACCGGTCTGCAGGTATGTCCAATTCTGGCCTACCCCATGTGATGAAGAATTGTCATATATGCTATTTGAAATCTGAAACAAACATCGTAATTCATCATTTAATAACGAAGTCGATAGTTTCAGGACAAAACGTCTTAAAAGCTAAACCACTTAATTTTAAAGCCAACAGATTGTAGAgttatttaaaagcaaaataaacataaaagttCCCTATTAATTCCTTATTAATTAAAGAAACATAGTCGGTTTTACTAAATCAAATAAGTTTTCCAACGACTTGATGATTCTCTAGTTGACTACACATGTAATACACAAATGtttgtacaataaaataaagTCAGTAACAGAAAGAATATTACGGTGGTGTAAGAGTTTCCCCCTTGCAGCATTCTGATGAAAAAATATTGTCGAGATCCCATATCAAACCCAGATGTCCAATACAACCTTACACTGTTCCAAGTCACATCAGAATAATTAAGATTGAAAGGCGTTTCCGGGGCACCTGgttatattcaaaatataaattatttaagaagCGGATATTTTGTGGGTGGGTTGGTCACTGATAACAAACAGCGTCAATCTTTTAgatgtttcaatttatttctgTTCTCAGCTAGTAGTTCAATTTTAGTTATGTGTTGTTACATATAAGGTAACAAATATTTCCAGGTGCTTATGTTACAGATACAAGAAAGAAATGATGTCTTCAGGAATTGTTGTTACATATACAATATCACAGTGATGTTTTTCAGGTATTGTTTAGTGAAAATGAAACAGCTGATATCATCAGGTATTACTGCTATATATACAATAGACCAGTGTTATTTTCAGGTTTTGTTATTACGTATACACTTCATGAGTGTTATTTTCAGGTATTATTACATATTCAATTCAACAGTgttattttcaagttttgttaTTACATATTCAATTCATCAGTGTTATTTTCAGGTATTGAtgttacatgtacaataaatcagTGTTACTTTCAGGTACTGATGTTACATATACAATAAATCAGTGTTATTTTCAGGTTTTGTTATTGCATATACAATTCATCAGTGTTATTGCAGGTTTTGTTATTGCATATACAATTCATCAGTGTTATTTTCAGGTTTTATTATTGCATATACAATTCATCAGTGTTATTTGCAGGTTTTGTTATTACATATACAATTCATCAGTGTTATTTTCAGGTTTTGTTATTGCATATACGATAAATCAGTGTTATTTTCAGGTTTTGTTATTGCATATACGATAAATCAGTGTTATTTTCAGGTTTTGTTATTACATATACAATTCATCAGTGTTATTTTCAAGTATTGATGTTACATATACAATTCATCAGTGTTTTTTACACGTATTATTGTTACATGTGCAATAAACGAGTGTTATTTTCATGTATAGTTGTAATATATACAAATCAACAGTGTTATTTTCAGGTATTGGTGTTACATGTACAGTAACCAGTATTATTTTCATGTATAGTTGTAATATATACAAGTTACCTGTGTTATTTACACGTTTTATTGTTACATGTGCAATAAATGAGTGTTATTTTAACTTATATTTGTAACATCATAATACAAGTCAACCGTGTTATTTTCAGGTATTTTTGTTACATacataataaactttttattgttatatttgtaacATCATAATACAAGTCAACCGTGTTATTTTCAAgtatatttgttacaaaaaaaaaaaacccgaaaaaaaaaacaaaaacgaacaaacaaaaacaactatAAACCAGCCATATTTTCAGGTACTGgtgttaaatgtatatattttgtacagaTAAACCGTTGTTATGGTTATGTAAAGAAAAACAGTCCTACTTTCATGTACTAGTGCTACATACACTTTTTGTACAGATAAACCAGTGACATTTTTTAGGTATTTTGTTACATATGCAAGCAGTGATGTTTTGACATAATACAAACAAGTGATATACATACATCATTacctgtttaaaattgacagtatCGTATTTAAAATTgtcttattttacaaaaatacattGAGGCAAAATACTTATCGGTGTTATCAAGAGCTCGAGCATTTACATATGTCCTATATATGGAGAGAAAGCATTTCGACTTTGTTGTATCTTATAAATAGGTTTAGGAGTTGCCTTAGctcgtattagaccttcctgcttaGTTTGACCTGTGAATATAGATGAAATACATTGTCTCTAATTTTCCTGTAATGAATAGCACCAAATTGAAAAGAATCGGGAAATTCTGAAAGAACAAagaattgaaatacatgtacaccaCTTACCATATGCCTTCAGCTGAAACTGTGCAGTAAAGTTACCATAAGCATTTTCCATTGTCACTGAGTAATAGCCAAAATCAGAAACTGCAATTTCTGTCATATTCAAAACAGTGAAAGACGGGTAATCAATCTGTGTCGCATGTCTAATTGGCTGTCCATCGTCACGTGACCATGTGTAATTAGGATAGGGATAACCCAGTAAATTCATTATCAGGAATGCTTGGCCACCAACATATCCAATTGAAACGTTAGTATAATTTCCAGACGGTCTCGGCGAACCTTAAATtaattacataattatgcatACTATATTTGAAGTGCAACTATATTGTTacagttttatctatttttttgctcatatatacatataacaaTCACACTCATAtaagttttctttttcagaaaaaaatgcgcGAAGTATTTTCCCAAAAATAGATGCTTGCGTTTATCAAATGGAAGACATAAACACTGTCCAGAACAATTGGAGACATTCAGTTTCAACTTTATCTAAATATGTGCTTACGTTCGCATATGCATACGGAATAAAACAACACATAATTGATCCAAAAGAAGCATCAGTACAAATTAACCAgccataaaacatgttcattttcttGAAAGGGAAATTTTTACCTGAGATTTTACATGCTTATTTACTTACAGTAAACCGtaaagttttcagtcatataggCTGGCTGTTTGTTTAAGGTGTTGTTTGCTTCACAGACAATTGGGCCTGTATCTCCACATTTCCCTTTGATAGATCTAGTGATAAGTGGTCCCGACCCACGTGCAGAATCCAGCAGTTCTTTTGTGTAATTGTTCCTCACGCGCCACTGTGGTGGAGGATTTCCTTCTACATCGCAGTATACAAAATACGTATCGTTTTCTAAGATGGCGTCTTGTGGATGaattcttatagattttacttCGGCCTTATCTGTTTGAAATTGAACAGACAGAACAATATAAGGTACAGTGACATGCATCTAAAACTCTGTCGAAAGTATAGACATTGCTTACaaatttggcaaatatttggtgactATCttcaaatgtgtgtgtgtgtggggggggggggtttaacgtctttttctaCTTGTATATGTGAGCGcgatgcccaactttatagtgctacctcactggaatatcacgccgtagacacgtaacatgataccccaccctgtaacattatactgacaccgggctgaccagtcctagcactaccctcttaatgctgagcgccaagtgaggaagctactagtaccattttacgtTACGTCTttggatcgaacccacgacctcccgcactcgaagcggacgctctaccactaggctaccgaggcggtatctTCAAATATGTAGATAATAACCCTTAATAACGTGTTAGATTCAAAACAATATATCTCAGACAATGATTTgctattaaataaaatcattgtttatagTTCAGACAGTATGTCAACATTATGGATTACCCTAACAAAACGTAAAGCAATAGCTATGTGAGTTCTCTAGAAATTGTTAACACGCGCGTGATATAGAAGCAATACAAATATTGTTTGGAATATGTTGCCAGAAAGCCCCATTTTGCTGTAGAGAACAAACATTGACTATCGTTGATTTCTGAGAACTTAGACACCTACTCACAATAAACGTTTATCATCACAGTTTCTACCTCTGTCAAAACGTGTGTTTTGTTATCAAATGAATGACAAATGTACTGCCCATGGTCGGTTCGATTTATCCTAGTAAAATTCAGAAATATCCCATCTCTGTGAAAGGTAGTGTGTGTCTTGTTCTTTGTCCAGTATATCGCTTTGTCTGGCAATTCAGTCGTATTGCATTGAACTGAAATATCACCTCCCTCGTCTACATAAATTTGCTGCTTAAATACGTCTAAATCTGAAAAATAAAGtcgataataaataataatttacagTGACCTGGTTCAAAACTGTTAATCATATTTACTGATGAACAAATGAAGTGTCACATGTCGAATTTTAAACTTAGAATGGTTAGTCTACCAGCTTCCACTTAGAAAAATATTCCCTAAACTTCCACCAGGTTTGTCCATCGGTGTATTAGCAATATTTTAGTAATTCAGTGCACGCTATGGTTTTAATCTGCCGATCTTGTCACAAATACCCTAAAACAGGTTCAAcactatttctttttattgtatgtcGATTAAAGCAAGAACGGATCGTTAAAGAGGCTAGTTCTGCTACCGGCAAGAAAGTCATTATTCCTCAGaatcatatcaaatactttcttgtACTTAATCATATCCAAGAACATTCTCACAATCATATCCAAGCACATTCTCACAATCATATCCAAGCACGTCCTCACAATCATATCCAAGCACATTTTCACAATCATATCTAAGCACATTCTCACAATCATATCTAAGCACATTCTCAAAATCATATCCAAGCACATTCTCACAATCATATTCAAGCACATTCTCACAATCATTTCCAAGCACATCCTCGCAATCATATCCAAGCACATTCTCACAATCATATCCAAGCACATTCTCACAATCATATCGAAGCACATCCTCACAATTGTATCCAAGAACATTCTCACAATCATATCCAAGTACATTCTCGCAATTATAATCGAGCACTTTCCCACAATCATATCCAAGCACATTCTCACAATCATATCCAAGCACATCCTCACAATCATATCCAATCACATTCTCACAATCATATCCAAGCACATTCTCACAATCATAATCGGGCACTTTCCCACAATCATATCCAAGCACATTCTCACAATCATATCCATGCACATTCTCACAATCATATCCAGGCACATTCTCACAATCATATCCAGTCATATCCAAGCACATCCTCACAATCATATCCAGGCACATCCTCACAATCATATCCAAGCACATCCTCACAATCATATCCAAGCACATTCTCACAATCATATCCAGGCACATTCTCACAATCATATCCAAGCACATCCTCACAATCATATCCAAGCACATCCTCACAGTCATATCCAAGTACATTCTCACAATCATATCCAAGCACATCCTCACAATCATACCCAAGCACCTTCTCACAATCATATTTAAGCACATTCTCGCAATCATAATCGAGCACTTTCCCACAATCATATCCAAGCACATTCTCACAATCATATCCAAGCACATTCTTGCAATCATAATCGAGCACTTTCCAACAATCACATCCAAATACTGTCTTCGATTTTTAGAAGCAAAATAAACTGAAGATATATTTGAATATCATATACTAGTATAGCATAAGAAGTCACATTCGGTGTTATAATAAATGGAGGTATTTCAATAGATGAATTATGTATAAAGCATAAGAAGTTACCTAAAGTGCTTTAACACCCGAAGATTATATACAACATGAGAACTTACATTAAGTATTATCATACATAGACACATTTGAATATTATATTAAACTTCAGTGCtataaaacatagataaaataatataaataatatatttagcaTTAGAAGTTACATTTTAGCGtcctataatttatatagatatttgaacattataTAGCATTAGAAGTAACATTCAGTGTTATAATACATAcagatggtggaggaagaccccaggtgcccctccgtgcattatttcatcacaagcgggcacctgggtagaaccaccgaccttccgtaagccagctggacgccTTCCTcgcacgaagaattcaacgccccgagtgaggctcgagcccacatcgatgaggggcaagtgatgtgttaaaaacatagaaatagaTGTTTTTGAATATTATACATGACATTAGTAATCACATCCACCGCTAAGATATATTAAATCATCTGTTTGGCTTACTCTGTATTTAAAGGAAAGATAGTAAAAAAGTTTCGAACATAACGTCTTAATAATTACTGAAGTAACTAAGCTATTCTTTTTATT
The Mercenaria mercenaria strain notata chromosome 10, MADL_Memer_1, whole genome shotgun sequence genome window above contains:
- the LOC123561669 gene encoding hemicentin-2-like, producing MNRFNNCLKQFIMIFLVWICIVLSVSTQVSLQQIISDLDVFKQQIYVDEGGDISVQCNTTELPDKAIYWTKNKTHTTFHRDGIFLNFTRINRTDHGQYICHSFDNKTHVLTEVETVMINVYYKAEVKSIRIHPQDAILENDTYFVYCDVEGNPPPQWRVRNNYTKELLDSARGSGPLITRSIKGKCGDTGPIVCEANNTLNKQPAYMTENFTVYCSPRPSGNYTNVSIGYVGGQAFLIMNLLGYPYPNYTWSRDDGQPIRHATQIDYPSFTVLNMTEIAVSDFGYYSVTMENAYGNFTAQFQLKAYGAPETPFNLNYSDVTWNSVRLYWTSGFDMGSRQYFFIRMLQGGNSYTTISNSIYDNSSSHGVGQNWTYLQTGLKSDTDITLTVQSVNGYGYRSRILYSVTFHTLPSPNGSRDKTKIIIGTTVASVSVVGIAAWMVAYVAYKRKRKSTYHNIN